cttgcATGATTTAGATTTGCTTTCGTGTGTTAGATTGACACCCCTATCATGATCGCATGTCCTagctagttaaattcaagctcgCATGTATCCCTGTAATCGTCCATGCTTTAAATTTACCTTTGTAGTACTGATTAGATGAGCATGGTTAGGTGTATAGACTGATCTTGAATCTTTGCATCGCACGTTTAATCCAGATCTCAAGAATAAATTGCTTTAAATTTACCgttttttcatgtaatttctgaaaacattctctcaaataatattgttctccctctgcccatGGACGTacctaacacactgttagtgaaccacgtatatctgtgtgtcgatccttcctatctctacgttcctttttgtgttctttaattgtcgatttcataacatatatatatatatataatgattcAATCCATGGAAAGATCTATATATGTTTTGAACAAGTTATCAAGTGCTAGCACTCGAGATGACCATTGAAATAATACATAAACACGTACAACacttaatattaatatttagtattaactttaaAGACATTGATCAGTTTATATATCTAACGGTTCAAACAAGCTCTATACTTTATGCTTTTTACCACATGTTGACGTTGAAAATTAGCCACATTCTTAcagttttcttttttgaataTGCCACTTACAAAAATGGAGCAAAGACTTCGAAAGTTACTactattttattcttaattcAGGTTTAGTTTGACACATtctcatattataaaattactaaaggaaaaatatgtatttttaacCATGTGACAAATAAAGTTAGATTGATCTCAAGAAGGGCGAAAGTTTTAGATCgctaaattagttattataataatctatactttaaaaaatactAGAGGAAAAATATAAGTGAAGATTTAAACCTTCTATTTTATTAGATACGAAACGCTAACTATTAATTAAGATAGACAACAATAATCACATGAACAAAAACTATAGGCACGATTGACTTATTTACACAATTTTTTGAGAGTTTTATAGTTATAATCTTTGATTTATATCTAAGTTTGAAATTGATGTTGCTAATTTTCTAAGTATTTTTAATAAGGCACTTAAAAAGTCTTCAAATGGATGTAGCTAAAAAATTATATCAATAAACCTCTCAAAAAATTATGAAACAAgtcaataatttgaaaaaaaaaattaaagaaaaagagagaaatacaCATCATTAGTtacttgcttttttttttttttttttggatttccaaaaatagaaaaataagaaaaattattaaaatttaattattttagatttctatccgtttctatcactaatagatagaGCGACTTCAATCaatctctatcaatgatagatatagATAGAAGACTATCAATATcaattaatagttttttttttaaaatttctataattagtttgatattttatttatcggTGGCAAGACAGCCCAAAGTACAAACATTTGAGATGAATGGTTTGAATTGTTATCaagttttttgtgtgtttatttGCCACGATTTGGCTATTAATTTTTTTGCAGAAATAGAAGTTAACGTACGTTTAAACTTTCTTGTATTGTATAAATTTCCATTCAAACTTGAAACATTGGTCAAAATATTCATAATTTATCCTAGACCTCCATCACAAACAGAAATTCAAATACTATATTgctatagaaaaaaaaatataaaacctaaactttttttttttcaatgaggAAATTGAACCCTTGACTTTAAGGTTGATAGTATAAATACTATAACAGTTGAACTATACTTATTATAACGtataaatagagaaattatttcaaatgataaaactgttggaaatatttacaagatgtagcaaaattttagaggtatcaataatagatgtttgtcaatgatagaagtctatcagtgtttatcagcatctatcattggtagttctaaaattttgttatatattgtaaatattttggttcatttttctagatttaaaaacaacaccgtataaataatactattatatgaattatatggtacccatttcttcttttttttttttttttctaaaccaaaattaataaataaatcaaacaagtaaatattttctttccttttcccaGCTTCATTTATGGGAGAAAATAGCCACAAAGTAGGTAAAGTGCATCTTATCCTATTAATCAACCGTGtaccaattttcttttactaaTATAGTATTTAACTGGTTAAATTATATACTTTCGatcaaaaaataaaaggttCGGATCTCTCGCTTCAGGttgaattaagaaaataaaataaaaatatgaaaaaccaTTACTTCTATGGTAAACATTAGCTAGAACTTTGCTGCCTTATTCCTTCTACACAGTTGGGGGTTATTTCTACAAGACCTACCCTTTTTGACTCATCCATCATCTGGGAAATTTCTTTCCCAAAGAATATTTCcaatcaaaagaaaaattatacatTCAACCTCTCAAATCTCAAGTATTTCATATAAAAAGGCCATAAGAGATCTTTTGCAACATCcatcaattttgtaataataaaTATGAGAGCTATGGGGTTTCAAGAGATATCATTATCATTCTTCACCTTCACTCTTTTTCTTCTAATCACCCTCTTCCCTTCAATCTCATCTTCTCAGCCAAAACCTGTGGATTCCCATGGATTGGTGTTTCTaaaaaaccttattggatgcaAGAAAGGTGACAAAGTGGAAGGAATTCACCAAATGAAGAAatatcttcatcattttggcTACTTGAATGATGTTCATATTCATTCTAAATCTAATGAGGATGAGTTCGACGAGATCCTAGAGTCTGCTATCAAAACGTACCAAATCAACTACAACCTCAAGGCCACAGGAACTCTCGATAACACGACGTTGgctcaaattttgaaatctcGATGTGGGGTTGCGGATATTATCAACGGCAAGACGAGGATGAAATCAGGAACCAAAGTGGTGAATCAACATAGAAAAATAAGTGGTCCTTTCCATGAAGTTTCTCACTTTGCTTTCTTTGAAGGAAGCCTTAAATGGCCTGATTCCAAATCCCACCTTACTTACGGTAAATTTAATCTTCCGTTCATATTCtttataattgtttaaattttatggGCTCTAATActatataaaaacaaatataagattccatttcaaaattaatcaattataagAGGAGTAACTATCCTCAACACAAATGagtattcaaaaaaaaaaaaatccaatctaAAAATGATTAGTCAAATAGATACTATTTTGAGAATAGATTTGACAATCTTTATAAGATACTGTATGAGTTGATCCTCTCGTCaccaattaattttaagatCCTATGTTTTTGGAAAAGTAAACTATTTCAtacaaattttgaatcttataggatcttttattttgatattttgatagtACCGTTGAATTGAAAAGTTTAAACTGATGAGTTACAGTAACATGAACAGGATTCCTCCCAAAAACTCCATCAAAGGCGGTAGATCCGGTGAGTCGAGCATTTAGGACGTGGGCTGCAAACACTCACTTCAGCTTCTCCCAAGAATCTGATTATGAAAGTGCAGACAtcaaaataagttttgaaaGGGGTGACCATGGAGATGGCTCTCCCTTTGACAGTGTTGGAGGAGTGTTAGCTCATGCTTTTGCCCCCACAGATGGGCGATTACATTTCGATGCCGTCGAGCATTGGGCCATCGGCGCCGTACCTAATTCCTACGATGTGGAGACGGTGGCGCTGCATGAGATCGGACACCTTCTCGGCCTTTATCACAGCTCTGTCGAAGGAGCGATTATGTGGCCGTCGATCATGGGAGGAACTACCAAGGGTTTACATGCTGATGATATTGAAGGCATTAAGGCTTTATACACTTCTACTTCTTGAGTTACTATTGACTTTAATTTAGTATTACACTTCTAAATTAGTTCTTTCTTCACTTATAATTCATTTATAtagttaattttatttgttgtaaTGAGAGTTgtcaagttttattattttagttatCAAAACAATTGTTACATACGTAATTGTTTTGATCAATTCAtggtttaataaaaaaaataacaatccttaaagtttttcttttaatgtttgATTTGAACAAggtgcatttatttatttattttaatgataGTTTGAATTTACTTTCAAAATTTCAGGTCTTCCCCCAAGAAAAATCTAAAAGAGTATATTgcaagaattaattatttgaaataagGGTCACAACAATAATTCACTTTGAATTCAGATTGTGATTATTTGGAATTTATGAAAGGAGTGATAAACACATTATTAATCTACCCGGAATcagttttaaaattattttaatgagTTAGGGGAATCTTAACTCTTTCGGCTATTTGAtaaaacaacttatttattaatCTACTTAAAATCGgttttaaa
This DNA window, taken from Benincasa hispida cultivar B227 chromosome 6, ASM972705v1, whole genome shotgun sequence, encodes the following:
- the LOC120080426 gene encoding metalloendoproteinase 2-MMP-like, whose amino-acid sequence is MRAMGFQEISLSFFTFTLFLLITLFPSISSSQPKPVDSHGLVFLKNLIGCKKGDKVEGIHQMKKYLHHFGYLNDVHIHSKSNEDEFDEILESAIKTYQINYNLKATGTLDNTTLAQILKSRCGVADIINGKTRMKSGTKVVNQHRKISGPFHEVSHFAFFEGSLKWPDSKSHLTYGFLPKTPSKAVDPVSRAFRTWAANTHFSFSQESDYESADIKISFERGDHGDGSPFDSVGGVLAHAFAPTDGRLHFDAVEHWAIGAVPNSYDVETVALHEIGHLLGLYHSSVEGAIMWPSIMGGTTKGLHADDIEGIKALYTSTS